Proteins co-encoded in one Panulirus ornatus isolate Po-2019 chromosome 56, ASM3632096v1, whole genome shotgun sequence genomic window:
- the LOC139765985 gene encoding uncharacterized protein — MGGMMWACASNTCLSVEFGAYYTRGRLSERAFSGPHTHLANRRVFGISAPETVFNFVLTPTWITTSHLSQAVQQLAPRSLCSTLASVALLNTCLRITHTHLLRHTPADAAVTTTIIMSLVTVLGSMGTGGRVPGKGNVYGFGGIPPSLKEKKLKEAKLQNAVAKATVSTTDANTEPKKKEESK, encoded by the exons ATGGGTGGCATGATGTGGGCATGCGCGTCGAACACCTGTTTGAGTGTCGAGTTCGGAGCCTACTACACCCGAGGACGGTTGAGCGAGAGAGCTTTCAGTGGACCGCACACCCACCTCGCGAACAGACGTGTCTTTGGTATCAGTGCTCCCGAGACTGTGTTTAATTTCGTATTAACCCCAACTTGGATTACCACCTCCCACCTGAGTCag GCTGTACAGCAGCTGGCCCCACGATCCTTGTGCTCAACACTTGCCTCCGTTGCCCTTCTCAACACCTGTctgaggatcacacacacacatctgctccGCCACACACCTGCAGACGCTGccgtcacaaccaccatcattatGTCTCTCGTCACAGTCCTGGGCAGCATGGGCACTGGTGGAAGAGTGCCAGGCAAGGGCAACG TGTACGGCTTCGGAGGTATCCCA CCCTCACTGAAGGAGAAGAAGCTGAAGGAGGCCAAGCTACAGAACGCCGTGGCCAAGGCGACAGTCTCCACCACCGACGCGAATACCGAACCCAAAAAGAAGgaggagagtaaatga